The following are from one region of the Paenibacillus sabinae T27 genome:
- a CDS encoding PLP-dependent aminotransferase family protein: MNIVYSTMAQHLGSSAVRDILKLTQGSNVISLAGGLPAEELFPLEAVREAYNRVLTGPASVLQYGLTEGYAPLREKVAARLARQGISVSTSEVVLTTGSQQSIDLLCRMLLDPGDTVLVESPTYLAALQVLGSYRANIVSVASDKDGMLPDDLEHKLQLHRPKLLYAVPTFGNPTGATWSESRRRSVVELCRRYGTLILEDNPYGEIAFTGGDRVGLPPLTAIDGGMGGGSVVYTGTFSKIVAPALRTGWIAGSRELVTTVARAKQAADLHSSTIDQRALDELMTGYDLDGHIAVISREYAARMKVLSSELRSRNWEGAHWEEPQGGMFLWLTLDKSVNTAELLPLAVARGVAFVPGEVFYPANPDRSTMRLNFTHTPPDLLPLAVERLNEALEEWSGRRLESPNPV, translated from the coding sequence ATGAATATTGTTTACTCCACTATGGCGCAGCATCTCGGCTCATCCGCCGTACGCGATATTCTGAAACTTACTCAGGGAAGCAATGTTATCTCACTGGCCGGGGGGCTCCCTGCGGAGGAGCTGTTCCCTCTCGAGGCGGTTCGTGAAGCTTACAACCGGGTTCTGACCGGACCTGCCTCCGTTCTGCAGTATGGTCTGACTGAAGGCTACGCCCCCCTCCGCGAAAAAGTCGCCGCAAGACTGGCCCGCCAGGGAATCTCGGTATCAACTTCGGAAGTAGTGCTGACCACTGGCTCCCAGCAGTCGATCGACCTGCTGTGCAGAATGCTGCTCGACCCCGGCGACACCGTTCTCGTCGAATCGCCGACCTATCTGGCAGCGCTTCAGGTTCTCGGGTCCTACCGCGCCAATATCGTATCGGTCGCCAGCGACAAGGACGGCATGCTCCCTGACGATCTGGAGCATAAGCTGCAGCTCCACCGTCCCAAGCTGCTGTATGCCGTTCCAACCTTTGGCAACCCTACGGGGGCGACTTGGAGCGAAAGCCGCAGACGCAGCGTCGTAGAGCTGTGCCGCCGCTACGGTACGCTCATCCTGGAGGATAACCCCTACGGCGAAATCGCATTTACCGGAGGGGACCGGGTAGGGCTGCCGCCGCTCACGGCTATTGACGGCGGCATGGGAGGCGGCTCGGTGGTCTACACCGGCACCTTCTCCAAGATTGTCGCCCCGGCTCTGCGCACGGGCTGGATCGCGGGCAGCCGGGAGCTTGTCACCACGGTAGCCAGAGCCAAGCAGGCCGCCGATCTGCATTCCAGCACGATCGACCAGCGCGCGCTGGATGAGCTGATGACCGGATATGACCTTGACGGGCATATCGCCGTCATATCCCGCGAGTACGCCGCGCGGATGAAGGTACTCTCTTCCGAGCTGCGCTCCCGGAATTGGGAGGGCGCTCACTGGGAGGAGCCTCAGGGAGGCATGTTCCTGTGGCTGACGCTGGACAAGTCGGTCAATACCGCGGAGCTGCTTCCGCTCGCCGTCGCCCGAGGAGTCGCCTTCGTGCCGGGTGAAGTATTCTATCCGGCGAATCCGGACCGCAGCACCATGCGGCTGAACTTCACCCATACGCCGCCGGATCTGCTCCCGCTGGCCGTGGAACGGCTGAACGAGGCGCTCGAAGAATGGAGCGGCAGAAGGCTTGAATCCCCAAATCCGGTCTAA